A window of the Gasterosteus aculeatus chromosome 21, fGasAcu3.hap1.1, whole genome shotgun sequence genome harbors these coding sequences:
- the l3mbtl4 gene encoding lethal(3)malignant brain tumor-like protein 1 — protein MKNKVCSTQVSVKRRSWSWQQYLNEQKSEAAPLSLFTQSQSVPSRRNGFKVGMKLEGVDPLHPSMFCVLTVAEVIGCRLRLHIDSYSECYDFWVNSDSADIRHAGWCKDNNHRLHPPKGLSETDFDWQHYLQSTGSHAAPPTLFTCRAASCGFHVGRKLEAVDRKNPGLVCVASVADVIGDRFLVHFDNWDDTYDYWCDSSSPYIHPVGWCEEQGRPLTPPQGHSNPENFLWEEYLQQTGSTAAPSSAFTLRAPHGFQVNQKLEAVDRRNPMLIRVATVTDTENYRVKVHYDGWPQQFDVWSDSDHCDLHPVGWCQRTGHPLEPPPGSSPTSPSQGVCPTRGCRGVGHIKGAKYTGHHSAFGCPYSDINLRKEVLLPDRLGGERVITLVPVTMYHHGNQLDRNIQVKTEPRDETLLVPLGKRRRQADGLPQPTKFLHMKQEEEELHITPAAESSLQAALHQSVFLSAMSAQPSRDLSLCWEQHRKLLPGVSAVHAEMVQHWSVQEVSDFIESIPGCEEQAKQFRDEQIDGRAFLLLTQRDIVKIMSMKLGPALKIFNSILMFKHAEDRSQSPAEDCCQSQYDTTSLHFSSNRRAGFSS, from the exons ATGAAGAACAAAGTCTGTAGCACTCAAG tgagTGTAAAGAGACGGTCCTGGTCCTGGCAGCAGTACCTGAACGAACAGAAAAGTGAAGCTGCTCCTCTGTCACTGTttacacag TCCCAGTCTGTTCCCAGTAGGAGAAATGGTTTTAAAGTTGGGATGAAGCTGGAGGGCGTCGACCCGCTGCATCCTTCTATGTTCTGTGTGCTGACCGTTGCTGAG GTGATTGGCTGTCGGCTCCGCCTCCATATCGACAGCTACTCTGAGTGCTACGATTTCTGGGTGAACTCTGACTCCGCAGACATCCGACACGCAGGCTGGTGTAAAGATAACAACCACAGGCTCCACCCACCCAAAG GCCTCAGTGAGACAGACTTTGATTGGCAGCATTACCTTCAGTCCACAGGCTCTCATGCTGCTCCGCCGACCCTGTTCACCTGTCGCGCTGCC agcTGTGGCTTCCATGtggggaggaagctggaggcgGTCGACAGGAAGAACCCGGGACTCGTCTGCGTCGCCTCCGTCGCTGATGTCATCGGAGACCGTTTCCTGGTTCACTTCGACAACTGGGATGACACGTACGACTACTG GTGTGACAGCAGCAGTCCGTACATCCATCCTGTGGGCTGGTGTGAAGAACAGgggcgacctctgaccccccctcagG GACACTCAAACCCAGAGAACTTCCTCTGGGAGGAATACCTCCAGCAAACTGGTTCCACAGCCGCCCCCAGTTCAGCCTTCACACTG AGAGCTCCACACGGTTTCCAGGTGAACCAGAAGCTGGAGGCAGTGGACAGGAGGAACCCCATGTTGATCCGTGTCGCCACGGTAACGGATACAGAGAACTACAGGGTGAAG GTCCATTATGACGGCTGGCCGCAGCAGTTTGACGTCTGGAGTGACAGCGACCACTGTGACCTCCATCCTGTGGGCTGGTGCCAACGCACGGGACACCCGCTGGAGCCCCCCCCAG GCTCCTCCCCCACGTCCCCCTCACAGGGAGTCTGTCCCACTCGGGGCTGCAGAGGAGTTGGACACATTAAAGGAGCCAAATACACCGGACATCACAg CGCTTTCGGGTGTCCGTACTCGGACATTAACCTGCGTAAGGAGGTGCTGCTTCCCGATAGgctggggggagagagagtcaTCACCCTCGTACCCGTCACCATGTATCACCACGGCAACCAGTTAGACAG gaaCATCCAGGTAAAGACGGAGCCGAGAGACGAGACTCTGCTGGTTCCTCtggggaagagaaggagacaggCAGATGG ACTGCCCCAACCAACCAAATTCCTCCATAtgaaacaggaagaggaggagcttcaCATCACACCAG ctgcagagtccagTCTGCAGGCCGCCCTCCATCAGTCAGTCTTCTTGTCGGCCATGTCGGCGCAGCCCAGCCGCGACCTGTCTCTCTGCTGGGAGCAACACCGCAAACTGCTGCCTGGCGTCTCCGCAGTCCACGCAGAGATGGTCCAACACTGGAGCGTCCAggag gtgtcAGACTTCATTGAGTCTATTCCTGGTTGTGAAGAACAGGCGAAACAGTTCAGGGACGAG CAAATCGATGGGCGGGCCTTCCTTCTACTCACCCAAAGGGACATTGTCAAGATTATGTCAATGAAACTTGGCCCCGCCCTCAAAATTTTCAACTCCATCCTTATGTTTAAACACGCCGAGGACCGGAGCCAATCACCCGCCGAGGATTGCTGCCAATCACAATACGACACCACCTCTCTTCACTTTTCATCCAATCGTCGAGCAGGTTTTAGTTCCTGA
- the LOC120811618 gene encoding transmembrane protein 200C: MIATGGLLRINARRQDSLRSKPHKANTHKRKNKNKRRNEVVVVKGKLKLFSVPGLVAALGVLVLLAGVVMAVLGYWPRDGLFFSARLQEATAMASLSSSRSTAAEAQGGEEAMRLQGEEGDGGGERGDDSFNRTETMNGTIGRLPGGFLEDFLHRYVYSDRLKVFGPLIMGIGIFLFICANAALHENRDKKTKVINLRDIYSTVIDLHGLRKHTSSSSSNPLNGLVNYVQSRSLEAKPRAYPASLLNHTEGGGGEGGGEAVFTISENALHPPSSSCHRPPPSCSPPHPSPCWNVPQKEVLSSFSLPLRRPRSTAPPRRHSARAGGWSTAAREERRREEGNQRQQGEEEPGCQPPPLCSSRAFQGSCSSSSLHREALLIHSSCSLTPSSFPTSSLSQLLSFSSSTPAPPCRRGSLPTGHSKLTDAEDK; encoded by the exons ATGATTGCAACTGGCGGCCTCCTGCGGATCAACGCACGCCGACAGGACTCACTGAGATCGAAACcacacaaagcaaacacacacaagaggaaaaacaagaacaagag GAGAAACgaagtggtggtggtgaaggggAAGCTGAAACTGTTTTCGGTCCCGGGCCTGGTGGCGGCGCTGGGCGTCCTGGTCCTGCTGGCGGGCGTGGTCATGGCGGTCCTGGGCTACTGGCCCAGAGACGGACTCTTCTTCAGCGCTCGGCTGCAGGAGGCCACAGCCATGGCCTCGTTGTCCTCCAGCAGGTCCACAGCTGCCGAGGCTCAG ggaggagaggaggccatGAGACTccaaggagaggaaggagacggaggaggagaaagaggagatgaTAGTTTCAACCGAACGGAAACCATGAACGGGACAATTGGACGTCTTCCAGGAGGCTTTCTGGAGGATTTCCTCCACAG GTACGTGTACTCTGATAGGCTGAAAGTTTTTGGACCTCTCATCATGGGCATCGGGATCTTCCTTTTCATCTGTGCGAACGCCGCGCTGCACGAAAACCGCGACAAAAAGACGAAAGTCATCAACCTGCGGGACATCTACTCCACGGTCATTGACCTCCACGGCCTCCGCAagcacacctcctcctcctcctccaatccCCTCAACGGCCTTGTTAACTACGTCCAATCAAGGAGCCTGGAGGCTAAACCCAGGGCGTACCCCGCCTCCCTGCTGAACCACacggagggaggcggaggagagggaggaggcgaggCAGTGTTCACTATTTCTGAGAAcgctctccaccccccctcctcgagctgccacagacccccccccagctgcagccccccccacccctccccctgctGGAACGTCCCACAGAAGGAGGTGCTCAGCTCATTCAGCTTACCACTGCGCCGCCCTCGCTCCACAGCGCCTCCCAGGAGGCACTCAGCCCGGGCAGGGGGCTGGTCCACTGCAGCGAGGGAGGagcgaaggagggaggagggaaaccAAAggcagcagggggaggaggagcctgGATGtcaacctcctcctctctgctcctcaagAGCCTTCCAAggttcctgcagctcctccagtctCCACCGGGAAGCGCTGCTGATCCACTCCTCCTGCtcactcaccccctcctcctttccgaCCTCCTCCCTGTCTCaactcctctccttttcctcgTCCACTCCAGCGCCCCCCTGCAGGAGGGGGAGCCTGCCGACTGGCCATAGCAAACTGACTGATGCAGAGGACaagtga